Below is a genomic region from Burkholderia pyrrocinia.
ATCTACTTCGGCAGCTGAGCATGACGCTGCGTCGTCACGGCAAGGCCCGCATCGCCCGCATCGAATCCGCGGGCGGGCGGCGCACCGGCCGATCGCCGCATCGCCGCCCCGCTCCACGCCGCTTCGATTGAAGCGGCGCATGCCGTTTCAGGCGCCGCGCCCCGGCCGCCACCCCACTTCGCGCAACGCATCCAGCAAGCGCGCCTGCCCGAGCCCCTCGACCCGCGCACCGCGCGATTCGACGTCGCCACCCGCGACGAGCGCGTTCACGATCGCTTCCTCCACTGCCTCCGCCGCCGCGACGAACAGCGCGGAAATATGGTCGTTGTTGACCATCTTCACGCCGGTGGTCGGCGCGCCCTTGCTGCCGTAGTTCGCTGTCGGCAGCCCGTCATTGCCGGTTGCAAATGCAAGGAAGATGTCGCCGCTCGAATCCTCGGTGCCGCCGCCGACGCGTGCGAGCCCGACGCTCGCGCGCTGCGCGAGGCGCGTGCACTGATGCGGCAACAGCGGCGCGTCGGTCGCGATCGTGACGACGATCGAACCCATGCCGGCCTCGCCTGTCGCGTCGGGCACGCGGAACGGCGAATGCACGTGCCGCAGCACTTCGCCGACCGGATAGCCGGCCACGCGCAGCATCTCGCGCACGCCGTAGTTGGCCTGCACGAGCGCGCCGACGGTCCAGCCGCCCGCATCGGCCGCGAGCACACGCGACGCGGTGCCGATGCCGCCCTTGAACTCGTGGCAGATCATGCCCGTGCCGCCGCCCACGCCGCCTTCGGCGACCGGCCCCGACTGCGCGGCGGCCAGCGCGCGCAACACGTGCGCGGCGTTGACGTGTTGCCCCCAGATGTCGTTCAGCAGCCCGTCGTAGGTTTCCATCACGACCGGCATGCACCAGTACACGCGGCCGGCCGCCGCTTCCCGCTCGTTCGCGACGAGCGCGTCGCGCACCGCGCCGACGCTGTGCGTGTTCGTATAGGCGATCGGTGTCGTCAGCAGGCCGGCCTCGCGGATCCATTCGAGCCCCGTCGCGTCGCCGTTGCCGTTCAGCACGTGCACGCCCGCGAAACACGGCGAATCGTGCGCGGCGCCCGTACGCGGTTCGATGACGGTGACGCCGGTGCGGATCGATGCGTCGCCGTTCTCGACGTTCAGCGTGCAATGTCCGACCCGCACGCCCGGAACGTCCGTGATCGCATTGAAGCGGCCCGGCGTGCCGAGTCCGATGCGGATGCCGAGATCCCTCGTGCGCATGATGCAATTCCTCCAGTCTTTCAATGGTTCGGTGTTTCGGTGTTGCAAGGTGGCGATCCGGCGTTCAGAGCGCGCGGAATGCTTCGCTGTGGCGCGCCCAGACGACATACATCACGAGTGCGGCGACCAGCAGCCCGGCGATGATGATCAGGTCGGTCGGCTTCGTCGCCGTCGCCAGCGTCGTGTAGAGCGTGTATGCAGCGCCCGCTACCGCGACGAGCGGCGTCACGGGCCACAGCGGCATCCGGTAATGATGTTCGACGTCGCGACGCACGAACCGGCTCGCCAGTGCGGCCAGCCCGACGACCAGGTAGATCAGCAGCAGCAGGTCGACCGTGAACGCGGTCAGTTCGTCGAGGCTCGACACGAACACGAGCCCCGCCGACGGCACCGCGAGCGCGATCGTCGCGAGCCACGG
It encodes:
- a CDS encoding P1 family peptidase — translated: MRTRDLGIRIGLGTPGRFNAITDVPGVRVGHCTLNVENGDASIRTGVTVIEPRTGAAHDSPCFAGVHVLNGNGDATGLEWIREAGLLTTPIAYTNTHSVGAVRDALVANEREAAAGRVYWCMPVVMETYDGLLNDIWGQHVNAAHVLRALAAAQSGPVAEGGVGGGTGMICHEFKGGIGTASRVLAADAGGWTVGALVQANYGVREMLRVAGYPVGEVLRHVHSPFRVPDATGEAGMGSIVVTIATDAPLLPHQCTRLAQRASVGLARVGGGTEDSSGDIFLAFATGNDGLPTANYGSKGAPTTGVKMVNNDHISALFVAAAEAVEEAIVNALVAGGDVESRGARVEGLGQARLLDALREVGWRPGRGA